In Lates calcarifer isolate ASB-BC8 linkage group LG15, TLL_Latcal_v3, whole genome shotgun sequence, one genomic interval encodes:
- the med18 gene encoding mediator of RNA polymerase II transcription subunit 18, translating to MEAPPVTVMPVTGGTINMMEYLLQGSVLDQALESLLHRLRGLCDNMEPETFTDHELVYLLKGQQGNPFILRARRSLSHPKAPWHLRYLGQPEVGDKSRHALVRNCVDVAASHSLPDFLNEMGFRMDHEFVANGHIFRKGAMKIVVSKLSRILVPGNTENTERLSLSYLVELSVLAPAGQDTVSEDMRSFAEQLKPLVHLEKIDPSKQRH from the exons ATGGAGGCTCCTCCTGTCACTGTGATGCCAGTCACTGGGGGCACAATCAATATGATGGAGTACCTGTTGCAAG GCAGTGTGTTAGACCAGGCCCTGGAAAGCCTCTTACATCGCCTTCGTGGTCTGTGTGACAACATGGAACCTGAAACCTTTACAGATCATGAACTGGTTTATCTTCTGAAAGGCCAACAAGGCAACCCTTTCATTCTGCGTGCCCGGCGCTCCCTTTCCCACCCCAAAGCTCCATGGCACCTGCGCTACCTGGGCCAGCCTGAAGTGGGAGACAAGAGCCGCCATGCTCTGGTACGCAACTGTGTGGACGTGGCTGCCTCTCACAGCCTGCCAGACTTCCTAAATGAGATGGGCTTCCGCATGGACCATGAGTTTGTGGCCAACGGGCACATATTTCGAAAAGGCGCAATGAAAATTGTGGTCAGCAAGTTGTCACGCATCCTAGTACCCGGAAACACGGAAAACACAGAGCGTCTGTCACTTTCATACTTAGTGGAGTTGAGTGTGTTGGCTCCTGCTGGCCAGGACACTGTGTCAGAGGACATGCGCAGCTTTGCTGAGCAACTCAAACCCCTGGTCCACCTGGAGAAGATCGACCCGAGCAAACAGAGACATTAA